In a single window of the Nodularia spumigena CCY9414 genome:
- a CDS encoding phosphoglucomutase/phosphomannomutase family protein: MPVAAKSIKFGTDGWRGIIGDEFTFERLALVAPVAAQVLYITYYSTVGNKTIIVGYDRRFMAEDFARAVADSVTAIGFDVLLSETFAPTPAFSWAAKDLNALGALVITASHNPGAYLGLKVKGAFGGSVPSEVTKEIEALLSAGVPEPVATPGKQQPLNPWPSYTTALKAKVNISKIQAAIASGKLRLFADVMHGAAAGGLGRLLGDGVQEINSDRDPLFEGGAPEPLPKYLSRLFSTIKTYRQTDKSSLAVGLVFDGDCDRIAAVDGNANFLSSQILIPILIDHLTQRRSFSGEIVKTVSGSDLIPRVAALHNLPLFETAVGYKYIADRMLTADVLLGGEESGGIGYGSHIPERDALLSALYVLEAIVESGLDLSDYYHSLQEKTGFTSAYDRIDLPLASMDVRSRLLEQLQTQPLTEIAGKTVIDCQTIDGYKFRLADNSWLMIRFSGTEPVLRLYCEAATIAQVHQTLAWAKNWAE, from the coding sequence ATGCCAGTTGCTGCTAAATCGATTAAATTTGGTACAGACGGCTGGCGAGGCATAATTGGTGATGAGTTCACCTTTGAACGCCTAGCCCTAGTCGCGCCAGTTGCCGCCCAAGTATTGTATATTACATATTATTCGACAGTTGGTAACAAAACAATTATTGTCGGCTACGATCGCCGATTTATGGCAGAAGACTTTGCCCGTGCTGTGGCGGATTCTGTCACCGCTATCGGGTTTGATGTTTTACTCAGCGAAACCTTTGCACCAACTCCGGCTTTTAGTTGGGCTGCAAAAGACCTGAATGCTTTAGGAGCGCTGGTAATTACAGCTAGTCATAACCCCGGAGCATATTTAGGGTTAAAAGTCAAGGGTGCTTTTGGTGGTTCAGTACCCTCAGAAGTAACCAAAGAAATAGAAGCATTATTATCTGCGGGTGTACCTGAGCCAGTGGCTACCCCTGGAAAACAACAGCCCTTGAATCCCTGGCCGAGTTACACTACAGCCCTAAAAGCTAAAGTTAATATTAGCAAAATTCAAGCAGCGATCGCCTCTGGTAAACTGAGATTATTTGCTGATGTCATGCACGGTGCAGCAGCAGGGGGATTAGGGAGATTACTGGGGGATGGTGTCCAAGAAATTAACAGCGATCGCGATCCTTTATTTGAAGGTGGTGCGCCCGAACCATTACCAAAATACCTATCTCGTTTATTCTCGACGATCAAAACTTACCGACAAACAGATAAATCAAGTTTAGCCGTGGGGTTAGTATTCGATGGTGACTGCGATCGCATCGCCGCAGTGGATGGTAACGCTAACTTTTTGAGTTCCCAAATCTTAATTCCCATCTTAATCGACCACTTAACCCAAAGGCGCAGCTTTAGTGGTGAAATCGTCAAAACTGTCAGTGGTTCTGATTTAATTCCCCGTGTCGCCGCATTGCATAACTTGCCACTTTTTGAAACTGCCGTCGGATATAAATACATCGCTGATAGAATGTTAACCGCAGATGTATTATTAGGTGGGGAAGAATCAGGAGGAATCGGTTATGGTAGCCATATTCCCGAACGTGATGCACTGTTATCAGCCTTGTATGTTCTAGAGGCGATTGTGGAATCTGGGTTAGATTTAAGCGATTATTATCACTCTTTGCAAGAAAAAACAGGTTTCACCTCAGCTTATGATCGCATTGATTTACCCTTAGCCAGTATGGATGTGCGATCGCGTCTTTTAGAACAACTGCAAACCCAACCATTAACCGAAATTGCCGGTAAAACCGTCATTGATTGTCAAACCATCGACGGCTATAAATTCCGCCTAGCTGACAACAGCTGGTTAATGATTCGGTTTAGCGGTACAGAACCAGTATTACGCCTATATTGCGAAGCAGCGACAATTGCACAAGTGCATCAAACCTTGGCTTGGGCGAAAAATTGGGCAGAATAA
- the rdgB gene encoding RdgB/HAM1 family non-canonical purine NTP pyrophosphatase, whose translation MNKILVVATGNTGKLRELQAYLANSGWELTLKPAELEVEETGETFAANACLKASQIAQGTGQWAIADDSGLAVDALNGAPGIYSARYGSSDSDRIARLLRELGNTTNRQAQFVCAVAIARPDGTIALESEGICRGEILHAPRGEGGFGYDPIFYVPEKQLTFAQMSRELKGSISHRGQALTVISDQLSVIS comes from the coding sequence ATGAATAAAATACTCGTAGTAGCTACAGGAAATACCGGTAAATTGCGGGAACTGCAAGCTTATCTGGCTAATTCTGGTTGGGAATTAACGCTCAAACCAGCAGAATTAGAAGTTGAAGAAACAGGCGAAACCTTTGCCGCTAATGCTTGTCTCAAAGCTTCCCAAATTGCTCAAGGTACAGGACAATGGGCGATCGCAGATGATTCGGGTTTGGCAGTAGATGCCCTAAATGGCGCACCCGGAATATATTCGGCACGTTATGGTAGCAGCGACTCAGACCGCATTGCTCGGTTATTGCGAGAATTAGGTAACACCACCAATCGCCAAGCCCAATTTGTCTGTGCCGTGGCGATCGCTCGTCCTGATGGTACAATAGCTTTAGAATCCGAAGGCATATGTCGCGGCGAAATTCTTCATGCACCCCGTGGCGAAGGTGGTTTTGGCTACGACCCGATATTTTATGTCCCAGAAAAGCAATTGACTTTTGCACAGATGTCGCGGGAATTGAAAGGCTCAATTAGCCATCGAGGTCAAGCTTTAACAGTTATCAGTGATCAGTTATCAGTTATCAGTTAA
- a CDS encoding alpha/beta hydrolase, which yields MKTFFRYLSLGILSTLLTATPGLGAERINFFYPPYGEFSLSVDALEIFAKEGTITDELAFYASRANPQQLAQLRELLQQQFNVTPTLVSQVTYSPIGEDLIQRLGGLIRTESRQNGFYALRSALILAAANPEGLTVVNFLRQFPSPTLRLNFTEGLKLVDDLSQVLQKRDEVVAWIQQKAIARATPIAPLNAAVTNPTIDFAQQPDLTSPGAFTWRRKEFILLDQSRDRIIPTHLYLPAATPSTSPENPSPPFPLIVISHGVASDRSSFAYLAEHLASYGFAVAVLEHPGSNAERVERYLTGLAGPLEAKEFVNRPLDIKFLLDQLEIMEKFNPALQGKLNFEQVGAIGHSFGGYTVLSLAGAKINFEQLQQDCNSNMSSFNLSLFLQCQVTELEAKDYQLQDERIKAVLAINPLSSSIFGKSEVSQIQVPVMLVANSQDIATPIVSEQVRPFTWLTTPNKYLVLIENGTHFSVLTEATSGNDVLPIPSALLGPNRAPAYAYLKALNVAFWETHLLNRPEYASYLQPSYAQYLSQAPLNLSLLKSLSAEQLHQALQE from the coding sequence ATGAAAACATTTTTCAGATATTTAAGTTTAGGGATACTATCTACTTTGCTCACGGCTACTCCGGGATTGGGGGCGGAACGGATTAACTTTTTTTACCCTCCCTATGGTGAGTTCTCTTTGAGCGTTGACGCTTTGGAAATCTTCGCGAAAGAAGGTACAATCACCGATGAATTGGCTTTTTATGCGAGTCGAGCCAATCCCCAGCAACTGGCTCAATTACGAGAGCTGCTCCAGCAGCAGTTTAATGTCACTCCTACCCTTGTGTCTCAGGTTACTTACTCACCGATAGGCGAAGACCTCATACAACGTTTAGGGGGCTTAATCCGCACGGAATCTAGGCAAAATGGCTTTTATGCCCTACGAAGTGCTTTGATATTGGCTGCTGCTAATCCAGAAGGTTTAACAGTGGTGAATTTTCTGCGTCAGTTTCCCTCACCTACGCTGCGGCTAAATTTTACCGAGGGGCTAAAGTTAGTTGATGACTTATCCCAAGTATTGCAGAAAAGAGATGAGGTTGTGGCTTGGATTCAACAAAAAGCGATCGCTCGCGCTACACCAATTGCTCCCCTAAATGCAGCAGTTACCAATCCTACCATTGACTTTGCTCAACAGCCAGATTTAACATCCCCTGGTGCATTTACTTGGCGGCGAAAAGAATTTATACTTTTAGATCAGTCTCGCGATCGCATAATTCCCACCCATCTTTATTTACCAGCAGCAACACCATCAACCAGCCCAGAAAATCCCTCACCTCCCTTTCCTCTAATTGTAATTTCTCATGGTGTAGCTTCAGACCGTTCTTCTTTTGCCTATTTAGCGGAACATTTAGCATCCTACGGTTTTGCGGTGGCTGTATTAGAACACCCTGGTAGTAATGCGGAACGCGTTGAGCGCTACTTAACAGGTTTAGCTGGGCCATTAGAAGCAAAAGAATTTGTCAACCGACCTTTAGATATTAAATTTCTGCTTGATCAACTGGAAATCATGGAAAAATTCAATCCTGCTCTCCAAGGAAAACTCAATTTTGAGCAAGTTGGGGCAATTGGGCATTCTTTTGGTGGTTATACTGTTTTAAGTTTGGCAGGAGCTAAGATAAATTTTGAGCAACTGCAACAAGACTGTAATTCCAATATGTCCTCTTTCAATTTGTCGCTGTTTTTGCAGTGTCAAGTCACTGAGTTAGAAGCCAAAGATTACCAACTCCAAGATGAGCGCATTAAAGCAGTATTGGCTATTAATCCTTTATCTAGCTCAATTTTTGGCAAAAGTGAGGTCAGCCAAATTCAAGTTCCTGTAATGCTAGTTGCAAATAGTCAGGATATTGCTACCCCAATAGTATCCGAGCAGGTTCGCCCTTTCACCTGGCTTACTACCCCTAATAAGTATTTGGTATTAATTGAAAACGGGACTCATTTCAGTGTACTGACCGAAGCAACTTCTGGAAATGACGTGTTACCGATACCATCAGCTTTACTAGGCCCCAACCGTGCGCCGGCTTATGCTTATCTGAAAGCTTTAAACGTGGCTTTTTGGGAAACACACCTGCTCAACCGCCCCGAATACGCCTCTTATTTACAACCCTCTTATGCTCAATATCTCAGTCAAGCACCTCTGAATCTGAGTCTGTTAAAATCTTTATCAGCAGAGCAATTGCATCAAGCATTGCAGGAATGA
- a CDS encoding type II toxin-antitoxin system HicB family antitoxin, with protein MNNNDKQIYNYTVLLEKESDGGYHAFCPILKGCHSQGDSFEEAIDNITEAIELYIESLKADNLSIPRENLIVKPLSILA; from the coding sequence ATGAACAACAACGATAAGCAAATTTACAATTACACAGTTCTTCTAGAAAAAGAATCAGATGGAGGTTATCATGCTTTTTGTCCGATCCTAAAAGGCTGTCATTCTCAAGGAGATTCTTTTGAAGAAGCCATTGATAATATCACAGAAGCAATTGAATTATATATTGAAAGCTTAAAGGCTGATAATCTGTCAATTCCTAGAGAAAATTTAATTGTTAAGCCACTAAGCATCTTAGCATAA
- a CDS encoding type II toxin-antitoxin system VapB family antitoxin → MVTQFNINNTLLQEALALDDQITVDVLVETALREYIQRRKRLKVLNLFGTIDYDPDYDYKQQRQQA, encoded by the coding sequence GTGGTTACACAATTCAACATCAATAATACATTGTTACAAGAGGCACTTGCCCTGGACGACCAGATAACCGTTGATGTCCTGGTCGAAACTGCACTACGCGAATATATCCAACGTCGCAAGCGACTCAAAGTGTTAAACCTCTTTGGCACTATTGATTATGACCCAGACTACGACTACAAACAGCAACGTCAGCAAGCATGA
- a CDS encoding type II toxin-antitoxin system HicA family toxin, whose amino-acid sequence MKVIEKLGFYFDRQKGSHAIYKDSHGQRVVIPIHSGKDLKQGTLMGMIQDIGIDKEMFFELLGKE is encoded by the coding sequence ATAAAAGTAATCGAAAAATTAGGTTTTTATTTTGACCGTCAAAAGGGGAGTCATGCTATTTATAAAGATAGTCATGGACAAAGGGTTGTAATTCCTATACATTCGGGAAAAGACCTAAAACAAGGGACTCTAATGGGTATGATTCAAGATATTGGTATTGATAAAGAAATGTTCTTTGAGTTACTCGGAAAAGAATAG
- a CDS encoding trifunctional serine/threonine-protein kinase/ATP-binding protein/sensor histidine kinase: MTTADCTPIIPGYKINSQLYAGYRTVVYRAIREQDQLPVVIKLLTSEYPGFNELLQFRNQYTISKNLNIPGIIQPLSLEPYGNAYILVMEDIGLISLGEYIKTNIISLVEFLEIAIQLTNIIDDLIISHIIHKDIKPANILIHPESKTVKLIDFSIASLLSKETQELKNPHILEGTLAYISPEQTGRMNRGIDYRSDFYSLGVTFYELLTGELPFISDDPMELVHGHIAKMPTPLVNKKSAIGNTAEIPQVVSDIVMKLMAKNAEERYQSALGLKHDLNKCWYELKNTGKITDFEIGQQDLCDRFLIPEKLYGREAEVKTLLNGCEGVANGTTEIMLVAGFSGIGKTAVVNEIHKPITRQQGYFIKGKFDQFNRNIPFSAFVQALRDLIGQLFSESDAQLAQWRGKILASVGDNGQVLISVIPELERIIGKQPPTPELSGTAAQNRFNLLFQKFIAVFSTAEHPLVMFLDDLQWADFASLELIKLLMEEQSYLLLLGAYRDNEVEATHPFILTVEELKKTGKIVNTITLLPLSFGDTNQLVADKLNCPTERSHSLTELIISIHASTTASISSNYNMNTVLDFAAIIKASQSLSSTIKLDELLHQLTEIILQNSGGDRCALILPYSDGNWRVKAMATPDSKKLCSEPLEGNLHVPVKLIQYVKNTQELVVINNLETELPVIDEYLIQQQPKSILCLPILNQGKLIGILYLHNRSTSGVFTSDRILILNFLCTQAAISLENARLYQQAGQALQNLQQAELQLVQSEKMFALGNLVAGVAHEMNNPLGFICGTLQQIKPMFAEMLTHLQLYQARLPEPGAEILDHAAEIDLDYSLKDLPKMIDSMIMASDRLKNISTSLRTFSRADQVYQVPFNIHEGINSTILILKHRLKANEQRPAIKVITEYGNLPEIKCFPGQLNQVFMNILANAIDALEESNKGRSFAEIQAHPPYIFIKTLIIDQQVKIAIANNGIGMSEEVKQRIFDHLFTTKAVGKGTGLGLAIARQIVEEKHHGSLVVNSRLGEGTEFVITLPIIGINN, translated from the coding sequence ATGACCACTGCGGACTGCACCCCCATCATTCCCGGATATAAAATTAACTCTCAACTGTACGCAGGCTACAGAACTGTAGTTTATCGAGCTATCCGAGAGCAAGATCAACTCCCAGTGGTGATTAAGCTGCTTACCTCTGAATATCCCGGCTTTAACGAATTGTTGCAATTTCGCAACCAATATACTATTAGCAAAAATCTCAACATTCCCGGTATCATTCAGCCCTTATCATTAGAACCCTATGGTAATGCTTACATTTTGGTGATGGAAGATATAGGGTTGATTTCTTTAGGAGAATACATCAAAACCAATATTATCTCCCTTGTGGAATTTTTAGAAATTGCTATTCAATTAACTAATATTATTGATGATTTGATTATCAGCCATATTATTCATAAAGATATTAAACCTGCAAATATTCTCATTCATCCAGAAAGCAAAACAGTTAAACTTATTGATTTTAGTATCGCTTCATTACTTTCTAAAGAAACCCAAGAACTCAAAAATCCTCATATTTTAGAAGGAACACTCGCTTATATTTCACCGGAACAAACTGGTAGGATGAACCGAGGCATAGACTACCGCAGCGATTTTTATTCTCTGGGGGTGACATTTTATGAATTATTGACAGGAGAGTTACCATTTATATCTGATGACCCGATGGAATTGGTACATGGTCATATTGCGAAAATGCCCACCCCTTTGGTAAACAAGAAATCGGCAATCGGCAACACAGCAGAGATTCCCCAGGTAGTCTCGGATATTGTGATGAAATTAATGGCGAAAAACGCCGAAGAAAGATATCAGAGTGCTTTGGGATTAAAGCATGATTTAAACAAGTGTTGGTATGAATTAAAGAATACTGGGAAAATTACAGATTTTGAAATTGGTCAGCAGGATTTATGCGATCGCTTTCTGATTCCCGAAAAACTGTATGGGCGAGAAGCGGAAGTTAAAACATTACTAAATGGCTGTGAAGGGGTAGCAAACGGTACAACCGAAATCATGCTAGTGGCAGGATTTTCAGGTATTGGTAAAACCGCCGTTGTCAATGAAATCCACAAGCCAATTACTCGTCAGCAAGGCTATTTTATTAAAGGGAAATTTGACCAATTTAATCGCAATATTCCCTTCTCTGCCTTTGTACAAGCCCTGCGGGATTTAATCGGGCAATTATTCTCGGAATCTGACGCGCAATTGGCGCAATGGCGAGGCAAAATTCTCGCATCTGTGGGAGACAATGGACAGGTTTTAATTTCGGTGATTCCCGAACTAGAAAGAATTATCGGCAAACAACCCCCGACACCAGAACTATCGGGAACAGCAGCACAGAACCGATTTAACTTATTATTCCAAAAGTTTATTGCAGTATTCAGCACCGCAGAACATCCGTTAGTGATGTTTCTCGATGACTTACAGTGGGCGGATTTTGCTTCCCTAGAGTTGATCAAACTGCTGATGGAAGAGCAGAGTTATTTGCTGTTGTTGGGCGCTTATCGAGATAATGAGGTAGAAGCTACCCACCCATTTATATTGACGGTGGAGGAACTGAAGAAAACTGGCAAGATTGTCAATACCATTACCCTCCTCCCCCTGAGCTTCGGTGATACAAATCAGTTGGTTGCTGATAAGTTGAATTGTCCCACAGAGCGATCGCATTCTCTGACAGAATTAATTATCTCGATTCACGCTTCTACAACAGCGAGCATTTCTTCCAATTATAACATGAATACGGTGCTAGATTTTGCAGCGATTATCAAAGCTTCTCAAAGTCTTTCTAGTACGATTAAACTGGATGAACTGCTGCACCAACTAACTGAGATTATTTTGCAAAATTCCGGGGGCGATCGCTGTGCCTTAATTCTGCCCTATAGTGATGGTAACTGGCGGGTGAAAGCTATGGCTACACCGGATAGCAAAAAACTTTGTTCTGAACCTTTAGAGGGCAATCTCCATGTGCCTGTGAAGCTGATTCAGTATGTGAAAAACACTCAAGAATTAGTGGTGATTAATAATCTGGAAACGGAGCTACCTGTGATTGATGAATATTTAATCCAACAGCAACCAAAAAGTATACTGTGTTTGCCGATTCTCAATCAAGGAAAATTAATTGGGATTTTGTATTTACATAATCGCTCCACCAGTGGGGTGTTTACGAGCGATCGCATTCTTATTCTCAATTTTCTCTGTACTCAAGCTGCTATTTCCTTAGAAAATGCCCGACTTTATCAACAAGCTGGACAAGCATTACAAAATTTACAACAAGCAGAATTACAACTGGTGCAAAGTGAGAAAATGTTCGCCTTGGGTAACTTAGTCGCTGGTGTCGCCCATGAAATGAATAATCCCTTGGGGTTTATCTGTGGGACTCTGCAACAAATTAAACCGATGTTTGCAGAGATGCTCACACATTTGCAACTATATCAAGCCAGACTACCAGAGCCAGGGGCGGAAATTCTAGACCATGCAGCAGAAATTGACTTGGATTATAGTTTAAAAGATTTGCCCAAGATGATTGACTCGATGATCATGGCTAGCGATCGCCTCAAAAATATCAGCACCAGTCTCCGCACTTTTTCCCGTGCTGATCAAGTTTATCAAGTGCCATTTAACATCCACGAAGGCATTAATAGTACAATTTTAATTTTAAAACATCGTCTCAAAGCCAATGAACAGCGTCCCGCAATTAAAGTGATAACTGAATATGGTAATTTACCGGAGATTAAATGTTTTCCTGGTCAATTAAACCAGGTATTTATGAACATTTTAGCCAATGCCATTGACGCATTAGAAGAATCGAATAAAGGACGCAGTTTTGCAGAGATTCAAGCTCATCCTCCTTATATTTTTATCAAAACCTTAATTATAGATCAGCAAGTAAAAATTGCCATTGCTAATAATGGAATTGGCATGAGTGAAGAAGTGAAACAGCGAATATTTGACCATTTATTTACTACTAAAGCAGTGGGTAAAGGTACAGGATTAGGACTGGCGATCGCCCGTCAAATTGTCGAAGAAAAACATCACGGTTCACTGGTTGTCAATTCTCGACTCGGTGAAGGAACCGAATTTGTAATCACCTTACCCATTATCGGTATAAATAATTAA
- the alaS gene encoding alanine--tRNA ligase — translation MPENPQKLSGNEIRDIFLNFFAQRGHQILPSASLVPEDPTVLLTIAGMLPFKPIFLGQRTAEFNRATTSQKCIRTNDIENVGRTKRHHTFFEMLGNFSFGDYFKPQAIAWGWELSTQVFGLPPEKLVVSVFEDDDEAYNIWRDDIGVPEARIKRMGEDDNFWVSGHTGPCGPCSEIYYDFHPELGDENIDLEDDTRFIEFYNLVFMQYNRDAEGNLTPLQNKNIDTGMGLERMAQILQQVPNNYETDLIFPIIETAAEIAGIDYHKSDETTQVSLKVIGDHVRSVVQMIADEIRASNVGRGYVLRRLIRRVVRHGRLLGINSEFITQVAETAISLSESAYPNVRQREAAIKAELQREEANFLRTLDRGEKLLEEIIQEVKQQGKTSISGESAFTLYDTFGFPLELTQEIAAENQLTVDEAGFNTEMQKQVERAKAAHETIDLTVQGSLDKLAEHIQATEFIGYTQPVGTANVEAILIDGIAQEEAEAGTEIQIVLNQTPFYAESGGQIGDKGYISGDGVLVRVEDVKRESDFFIHFGRIERGTIRVGDSVTAQIDRTCRRRAQANHTATHLLQAALKKLVDDSISQAGSLVSFDRLRFDFNCPRGLTAAEVEQVEAQVNTWIAEAHTANIEVLPIAEAKARGAVAMFGEKYGEEVRVIDFPSVSMELCGGTHVSNTAEIGIFKIISEAGVASGVRRIEAVSGPAILDYLNVRDKVVKDLSDRFKVKPEELPERITTLQTELRNSEKQLATLKSQLAIAKSDSLLQTVESVGEYQILVAQMEDVDPESLKTAAERLLQKIGNGAVVLGSVPEAGKVSIVAAFSAEVNKKGLQAGKFVGAVAKICGGGGGGRPNLAQAGGRDANKLPEALAKAHSDLQSALS, via the coding sequence ATGCCTGAAAATCCCCAAAAACTGAGCGGTAACGAAATTCGCGACATATTTCTTAACTTCTTCGCCCAACGAGGACACCAAATTCTCCCCAGCGCCTCCCTCGTCCCCGAAGACCCCACTGTGCTGCTGACTATTGCGGGGATGCTACCATTTAAACCGATATTCCTGGGACAACGCACAGCAGAATTTAATCGCGCCACCACATCGCAAAAGTGCATCCGTACCAACGACATCGAAAACGTGGGACGCACCAAACGCCATCATACATTTTTTGAGATGTTGGGTAACTTCAGCTTTGGTGATTATTTTAAACCACAAGCGATCGCCTGGGGATGGGAATTATCCACCCAAGTTTTCGGCTTACCACCAGAAAAGCTCGTTGTCAGCGTCTTTGAAGATGATGATGAAGCCTATAATATTTGGCGCGATGATATTGGCGTACCCGAAGCCAGAATTAAGCGCATGGGCGAAGATGATAACTTTTGGGTATCTGGACACACAGGCCCCTGTGGTCCTTGTTCGGAAATTTATTATGATTTTCACCCAGAATTGGGAGATGAAAACATTGATTTAGAAGACGATACCCGGTTTATCGAGTTTTATAATCTCGTGTTTATGCAATATAACCGGGATGCAGAAGGAAATTTAACACCTCTGCAAAACAAAAACATCGATACCGGGATGGGTTTGGAAAGGATGGCACAAATCCTCCAACAAGTGCCGAATAACTACGAAACTGACTTAATTTTCCCGATTATCGAGACAGCAGCCGAAATTGCCGGCATTGATTACCACAAAAGCGACGAAACCACCCAAGTTTCATTAAAAGTTATTGGTGATCATGTCCGTTCTGTGGTACAAATGATCGCCGATGAAATTCGCGCCTCCAATGTGGGACGGGGTTATGTATTGCGGCGATTAATTCGGCGGGTGGTACGTCATGGGCGATTATTGGGAATTAACAGCGAATTTATTACCCAAGTTGCCGAAACTGCAATTTCCCTGTCAGAATCAGCTTACCCTAATGTTAGGCAACGGGAAGCCGCAATTAAAGCGGAGTTGCAACGGGAAGAAGCCAATTTCCTCAGAACTTTGGATAGAGGCGAGAAACTTTTAGAAGAAATCATCCAAGAGGTGAAACAGCAAGGCAAAACCTCTATTAGCGGTGAAAGTGCCTTTACTTTATACGATACCTTTGGTTTTCCCCTAGAACTGACTCAAGAAATCGCGGCAGAAAATCAGCTAACTGTGGATGAAGCCGGATTTAACACCGAAATGCAAAAGCAGGTGGAACGTGCCAAAGCTGCCCACGAAACCATTGATTTAACTGTGCAAGGTTCCCTGGATAAGTTAGCCGAACACATCCAAGCGACGGAATTTATCGGTTATACCCAACCTGTGGGGACAGCAAATGTAGAAGCCATATTAATAGATGGCATTGCCCAAGAGGAAGCAGAAGCGGGGACAGAAATTCAAATTGTTCTCAATCAAACCCCATTTTATGCCGAGTCTGGGGGACAAATTGGGGATAAAGGTTATATCTCCGGTGATGGGGTATTGGTGCGTGTGGAAGATGTGAAAAGAGAATCTGATTTTTTTATCCACTTTGGACGCATCGAACGCGGTACAATCCGAGTAGGAGATTCTGTGACTGCTCAAATTGATCGGACTTGTCGTCGTCGCGCCCAAGCGAATCATACTGCAACCCATTTATTGCAAGCGGCGTTAAAGAAACTTGTGGATGATAGTATATCTCAAGCCGGTTCTTTGGTTTCCTTTGATCGATTGCGTTTTGACTTTAACTGTCCCCGTGGTTTGACAGCAGCAGAAGTGGAACAAGTTGAAGCACAGGTAAATACTTGGATTGCTGAAGCACATACTGCAAACATAGAAGTATTACCTATAGCAGAGGCTAAGGCTAGGGGTGCTGTGGCGATGTTTGGGGAAAAATACGGTGAAGAAGTGCGGGTGATTGATTTCCCTAGTGTGTCAATGGAACTCTGCGGTGGAACTCACGTAAGTAATACTGCGGAAATTGGCATCTTTAAAATTATCTCTGAGGCGGGTGTGGCTTCTGGGGTGCGACGCATTGAGGCTGTATCTGGTCCGGCGATCTTGGATTATCTCAATGTTCGCGATAAAGTAGTTAAGGATTTAAGCGATCGCTTTAAAGTTAAACCCGAAGAATTACCAGAGAGAATCACCACTCTGCAAACTGAACTGAGAAATAGTGAGAAACAATTAGCCACACTGAAATCACAATTGGCGATCGCTAAATCTGACAGTTTGCTGCAAACAGTAGAATCTGTAGGCGAGTATCAAATTTTGGTAGCGCAAATGGAAGATGTTGACCCAGAATCATTGAAAACTGCGGCGGAAAGGCTACTGCAAAAAATCGGTAACGGTGCTGTGGTGCTGGGTTCGGTTCCGGAAGCTGGGAAGGTAAGTATAGTTGCAGCCTTCAGTGCAGAGGTGAATAAAAAGGGACTGCAAGCGGGTAAATTTGTCGGTGCTGTAGCGAAAATTTGCGGCGGTGGCGGTGGTGGAAGACCGAATTTAGCCCAAGCCGGCGGACGTGATGCGAATAAGTTACCAGAAGCCTTAGCCAAGGCGCACAGTGATTTACAGTCAGCACTGAGTTAA
- a CDS encoding deoxyribonucleotide triphosphate pyrophosphatase has translation MALAIGKLMKPLGNVALALLFGTISVTALNPTKVIAQETEMPSPPESVNQQIDIQEVDIQIENKIEIELEPEQSIINTPEPSEQNSSD, from the coding sequence GTGGCGTTAGCCATAGGTAAGTTAATGAAGCCTTTAGGAAATGTCGCTTTAGCCCTACTATTTGGAACTATATCAGTTACAGCCTTAAATCCCACTAAGGTTATAGCCCAAGAAACAGAAATGCCATCTCCTCCTGAATCTGTCAACCAACAGATAGATATTCAAGAGGTAGATATTCAAATAGAAAATAAAATTGAAATAGAATTAGAACCGGAACAAAGTATCATTAATACCCCTGAGCCTAGTGAGCAAAACAGTTCCGATTAA